The Fusarium keratoplasticum isolate Fu6.1 chromosome 8, whole genome shotgun sequence genome includes a region encoding these proteins:
- a CDS encoding Nitric oxide dioxygenase, producing MALTQAQVAIVKSTAPILKEHGKTITTTFYRNMLGAHPELKNYFSLRNQQTGAQQAALANSVLAYATHIDDLGKLSHAVERIAQKHVSLFIKPEQYQIVGTHLIGAIGEVLGSALTTEIKEAWIAAYGQLADIFIKREGDLYEAAGEWNSWRKFKIVKKEAENDAVTSFYLEPLDGKSLPKFLPGQYVSLQIPIPELDGLLQSRQFSLSEAPGNNHLRVSVKLEGPTEEPTIEDVAAGKIAGLVSNRLHKRFNVGDEVELSPPCGEFFVNPADTSAAKKPLVLVSAGVGATPLVSIYDSVLASETASRPITWIHGARYSGSTCFVPHILETAKQHDNVTAKIFLEDAKDGDAFDFEGQIDLARLEKENLLHLENQEAEYYICGPEDWMVGVRTWLEEKGVPRERQHLELFKTGDI from the coding sequence ATGGCTCTCACACAAGCTCAggtcgccatcgtcaagtCGACGGCTCCCATCCTCAAGGAGCAcggcaagaccatcaccaccaccttctACCGCAACATGCTCGGCGCCCACCCCGAGCTCAAGAACTACTTCTCGTTGCGCAACCAGCAGACGGGTGCTCAGCAGGCCGCCCTCGCCAACTCTGTCCTCGCCTACGCCACCCACATCGACGACCTCGGCAAGCTGTCTCACGCTGTTGAGCGTATTGCTCAGAAGCACGTCTCGCTCTTCATCAAGCCTGAGCAGTACCAAATTGTCGGCACGCATCTCATCGGTGCCATTGGTGAGGTTCTCGGCTCTGCCCTGACcaccgagatcaaggaggctTGGATCGCCGCCTACGGTCAGCTGGCCGACATCTTTATCAAGCGAGAAGGTGATCTTTATGAGGCTGCTGGAGAGTGGAACTCGTGGCGCAAGTTCAAGattgtcaagaaggaggccgagaacgACGCCGTCACCAGCTTCTACCTCGAGCCCCTCGATGGCAAGTCCCTGCCCAAGTTCCTCCCAGGCCAGTACGTCAGCCTGCAGATTCCCATCCCTGAGCTCGACGGTCTCCTCCAGAGCCGACAGTTCAGTCTCAGCGAGGCTCCTGGCAACAACCATCTCCGCGTGAGcgtcaagctcgagggcCCCACCGAGGAGCCCACCATCGAGGACGTGGCTGCCGGCAAGATCGCCGGTCTTGTCTCTAACCGCCTGCACAAGCGCTTCAATGTCGGCGACGAGGTCGAGCTAAGCCCTCCCTGCGGAGAATTCTTTGTCAACCCTGCCGACACCtctgctgccaagaagccccTGGTTCTCGTCTCTGCTGGTGTCGGTGCTACtcctctcgtctccatctACGACTCCGTCCTCGCCTCCGAGACTGCCTCGCGACCCATCACCTGGATCCACGGCGCCCGCTACTCCGGCTCTACCTGCTTCGTGCCGCACATCCTCGAGACGGCTAAGCAGCACGACAACGTGACGGCCAAGATTTTCCTCGAGGACGCCAAGGACGGCGACGCCTTTGACTTTGAGGGCCAGATCGACCTCGCCCgcctcgagaaggagaacctcctccacctcgagaACCAAGAGGCAGAGTACTACATCTGCGGTCCCGAGGACTGGATGGTTGGCGTGAGGACCtggctcgaggagaagggtgtTCCCCGCGAGCGCCAGCACCTCGAGCTGTTCAAGACTGGAGATATCTAA
- a CDS encoding Protein OS-9-like protein, which produces MRRFNLALLAVIQLARARSPSFSIHEDLLTYPQFEVIFADDYISEKDANSLLEQRVQHSTYSADFAQSTLQQVREANERDNDQTNEGETGPSHTYELMKLPPHQYLCSIPVIQPPAPENKTANELAKAEEARELSRATASGWELLGQLENSCLYFMSGWWSYSFCNNREIVQFHALPSIPNGQPPKRDPNTAQFVLGRTPAIPHNAAYQAKKNGQEEPAPAELQAKGDQRYLIQRLEGGTICDLTGRERTIEVQYHCVPGMKSDRIGWIKEVTICAYLMVVNTPRLCNDVAFLPPEETRANPITCKLIVGENDTPPLLDQTAPAEASIAQEAKQKEGSTVQDEPPAKEQVNIGGVIVGARNVLSFADEAGKPPAKLAPPQSYFANTDTDAERFIEVVASGKSAEEGGESKVLGNPELERLDLQPSVVKDMAERMKKMAGKHGWKLELVELPGGDKELRGYIDADEDELAKDKAQRKQEAAAGKQEEKKVAEGQGEVKSEKSEEKDEKQQEKSEKVEEKKGAEGSQEEFFQKQEL; this is translated from the exons ATGCGCCGGTTCAACTTGGCACTCCTGGCTGTGATCCAGCTTGCCAGAGCTCGCTCTCCGAGCTTTAGCATCCACGAGGATCTGTTGACGTATCCTCAG TTTGAGGTCATCTTTGCCGACGATTACATCTCCGAGAAGGACGCCAATTCCCTGCTGGAGCAGCGTGTCCAGCATTCCACCTACTCGGCTGACTTTGCGCAATCTACCCTCCAGCAGGTCCGAGAGGCCAACGAGCGCGACAATGACCAGACCAACGAAGGCGAAACAGGCCCGTCGCATACATACGAGCTGATGAAGCTTCCTCCCCACCAATACCTATGTTCCATCCCCGTCATACAACCCCCGGCACCTGAGAACAAGACCGCCAAcgagctcgccaaggccgaggaggcgcGCGAGCTTAGTCGTGCGACTGCGAGTGGGTGGGAGCTTCTGGGACAATTAGAGAATTCATGCCTCTACTTTATGTCAGGATGGTGGAGCTACAGCTTCTGCAATAACCGAGAGATTGTTCAGTTCCACGCACTTCCTTCCATACCCAACGGACAGCCTCCCAAGCGCGACCCGAACACAGCTCAGTTTGTCCTGGGACGGACACCTGCGATCCCTCACAATGCTGCGTACCAGGCTAAGAAGAATGGCCAGGAGGAGCCGGCTCCAGCAGAGCTGCAGGCCAAGGGCGACCAGCGATACCTGATTCAGCGCCTGGAGGGAGGAACCATATGCGATTTGACAGGACGGGAGCGTACCATCGAAGTCCAGTATCACTGTGTACCGGGCATGAAGAGCGATCGAATCGGCTGGATCAAGGAGGTGACAATTTGCGCGTACCTCATGGTGGTGAACACGCCGCGGCTTTGCAACGATGTCGCTTTCTTGCCCCCCGAGGAGACGAGAGCGAACCCCATTACGTGTAAACTCATCGTTGGAGAGAACGACACTCCTCCTTTGCTGGACCAAACCGCCCCCGCCGAGGCATCCATCGCTCAGGAAGCGAAGCAGAAAGAAGGTTCAACCGTCCAAGACGAGCCTCCCGCGAAGGAGCAGGTCAACATAGGTGGCGTTATTGTCGGCGCACGGAATGTCCTGTCTTTTGCCGACGAAGCTGGGAAGCCGCCTGCGAAGcttgctcctcctcagagCTACTTTGCCAACACGGATACGGACGCCGAGCGCTTTATCGAAGTGGTAGCCTCTGGAAAGTCTGCGGAGGAAGGTGGCGAGTCTAAGGTTCTCGGCAACCCGGAGCTTGAGAGGCTGGACCTGCAGCCCAGCGTGGTGAAGGACATGgcagagaggatgaagaagatggcaggAAAGCACGGCTGGAAGCTGGAGCTCGTGGAGCTGCCGGGCGGTGACAAGGAGCTGAGAGGCTACATCGAcgcggatgaggatgagctggccaaggacaaggctcAGAGGAAGCAGGAAGCGGCCGCAGGTAAacaggaggaaaagaaggttGCCGAAGGGCAGGGCGAGGTGAAGAGTGAGAAGAGcgaagagaaggatgagaagcaACAGGAAAAGAGtgagaaggttgaggagaagaagggggcGGAGGGAAGTCAGGAGGAATTCTTCCAGAAGCAGGAGCTATGA
- a CDS encoding DNA replication complex GINS protein PSF3 produces the protein MSYYDIDAILTDAEKVPCQFEIDVPYLGHLDNSPHGLKPNTPLNLPLWLAEMLALASTPTSRAPLTLNLPPCLSAIVLAALRADPRAVPLRDQSAHFYGVGVRMLDLFDERDIAEVLRKTFVVRAGEVGLHARKADEGVGGNGGEFLRGLEEWERALFRRGHDGVKGAKEWTEKVKKT, from the exons ATGTCGTACTACGACATAGACGCCATCCTAACGGATGCAGAG AAAGTCCCATGCCAATTCGAAATCGACGTTCCCTACCTCGGCCACCTCGACAACTCCCCCCACGGCCTAAAACCAAACACGCCCCTAAACCTCCCCCTCTGGCTCGCAGAGATGCTCGCCCtcgcatcaacaccaacatcccGCGCCCCTCTGACTCTCAACCTTCCTCCATGTCTATCCGCCATCGTACTCGCCGCGCTGAGGGCTGATCCGCGTGCTGTGCCGCTGAGGGATCAGAGCGCGCACTTTTACGGTGTGGGCGTTAGGATGCTGGATCTGTTTGACGAGAGGGATATTGCAGAGGTTTTGAGGAAGACTTTTGTTGTTAGGGCCGGGGAGGTTGGGCTTCATGCCAGAAAGGCGGATGAGGGCGTTGGGGGTAATGGAGGTGAATTTTTGAGGGGACTCGAGGAGTGGGAGAGGGCACTATTCAGGAGGGGCCACGATGGAGTCAAGGGGGCCAAGGAGTGGActgaaaaggtcaagaagacgtGA
- a CDS encoding Zn(2)-C6 fungal-type domain-containing protein, which yields MTMAETVIRKACDRCHAQKLSCKRYNDEPCERCVRLKTECKSSPSLRYRKQQQQQQQQLVDNNSNHLQGQLPPTSSTPAPTGRRSPKRRRTDSQGDASLVPPDAAVPIVPHTGVLAAASKSHVPVTPDPVLDAGDFGFTFDQLAFFPQHLSHPELPGGVVNDPHLVHPPAVFADSWDPRLAVEAYQPPQEPLPPQLQGDASHRVVDSVPSAVPPPQLQLQPLRSRSCVPEHGSSDKRSRPRTKQRPRQITLRHDADHLSPLHPEAPPIHWMAQLSDINARLLDLASALPSPQEVAQSGPSLGRPADERFRSQGFPIEDMFKLTRRVADILEKPPADTPDRDGARGHHSTIDGTDPGNAMFILSTYVRLLDMYQRVFSLVHAELSRADSGATFSFWKLPAVTVGSFAVESSPFLQMFLTIQLAEEFLCRLRGSTARWSGAGNAASMFAGVVDVSFQAFRDREEALAKHLVKLRSEIEPLLDS from the exons atgaccatggccgagacgGTGATCCGCAAGGCCTGCGATCGATGTCACGCGCAGAAGCTCAGCTGCAAGCGATACAACGACGAGCCGTGCGAGCGATGCGTCCGACTCAAGACCGAGTGCAAGTCGAGTCCTTCCCTGAGGTACAGgaagcaacagcagcaacaacaacagcaactcGTCGACAACAACTCGAATCATCTTCAGGGACAGCTTCCTCCCACCTCCTCAACTCCAGCTCCGACCGGACGCCGCTCTCCGAAACGCCGGAGGACCGACAGCCAAGGAGATGCGAGTCTTGTCCCACCCGACGCGG CAGTGCCAATAGTACCCCATACGGGCGTCCTGGCGGCGGCGTCCAAGAGTCATGTCCCCGTCACACCCGATCCCGTCCTCGACGCCGGCGACTTTGGCTTCACCTTTGACCAGCTGGCCTTTTTTCCCCAGCATTTATCTCATCCTGAGCTCCCGGGAGGAGTAGTCAACGATCCTCATCTGGTCCATCCTCCGGCCGTCTTTGCCGACTCTTGGGATCCGAGGCTCGCCGTCGAGGCTtatcaacctcctcaagagcctcttcctcctcagcttcaaGGTGACGCCTCCCACCGCGTTGTCGACTCTGTCCCCTCTGCTGTACCTCCACCACAGCTACAGCTACAGCCCCTGAGGAGCAGAAGCTGTGTACCTGAGCACGGCAGCTCTGACAAGCGCTCGCGGCCCCGGACCAAGCAACGGCCCAGGCAGATCACCCTGAGGCACGACGCTGACCATCTGTCTCCGCTGCACCCCGAAGCGCCCCCGATTCACTGGATGGCGCAGCTGTCCGACATCAACGCCCGCCTCCTGGACCTCGCGTCCGCCCTGCCCTCTCCGCAGGAGGTGGCCCAGAGCGGTCCGTCGCTGGGTCGTCCTGCCGACGAGAGGTTCAGGAGTCAAGGGTTCCCCATCGAGGACATGTTTAAGCTGACCCGAAGAGTCGCTGACATCCTCGAGAAGCCCCCTGCCGATACACCAGATAGGGACGGAGCCAGGGGACATCACTCAACCATCGACGGGACAGACCCAGGCAACGCCATGTTCATCCTCTCAACATATGTCCGCCTTCTAGACATGTATCAGAGAGTCTTCAGTCTCGTCCACGCGGAGTTGTCCCGAGCAGACTCGGGCGCGACCTTTAGCTTCTGGAAACTCCCCGCCGTAACCGTGGGTTCCTTTGCAGTCGAGTCATCGCCCTTTCTCCAAATGTTCCTGACGATCCAGCTGGCAGAGGAGTTCCTCTGCCGCCTGAGAGGATCAACAGCGCGCTGGTCCGGGGCTGGGAACGCGGCGTCAATGTTTGCCGGTGTTGTGGATGTATCTTTCCAGGCGTTTAGAGATCGAGAGGAGGCATTGGCCAAGCATCTTGTTAAACTCCGCAGCGAGATTGAGCCATTATTGGACTCGTAG